Part of the Besnoitia besnoiti strain Bb-Ger1 chromosome Unknown contig00015, whole genome shotgun sequence genome is shown below.
CTGCTAGCAGCGACTGCGCACGAGCGCGCCTCCATTCGCCCAGATGCGGTGAGCTGATTTCCATGCTTTCCCCAGAGCTGCGCTCGCCGGGAGTCAAACCTGCGTCGGACCGCGTTCATGCATCTCCCTCACACAGTGAGAGAGCACGGTGAGAGCTGAAATCATTTCACACGACGGCGCGTGTTGAGGATCGAGACGCACGTCTGCAGACAgactctgcgccgccttcaaTGGAGAATGTGGAACGCACACGTGTGCCGAGGCCGAGGCATCTCGACATCTCTTGTAGAGAAGAAAATAAGCGTCACCTCTTCTGCATGAAAGGGCCGCAGCAACGCGCAAGAGCGAATGGGAGGGCGAGACACACCTGCGATACGCCGAAGAAAGATCGCAAATCCGTCGTTTGACGGCGCGACGAGCCCAAGCTGCCGCCTGGCAGACTCTTTTTCGTCTCGCCCACcctgctcgcgctcgcttctcCTGCCGGCTGCACTGCGCCTGCTAAAGCCTGGTAAAGCACACGCACACCCGCGAGAGCCTATATATGGGTATAcagaagttaccatatccttCGTTCAAAGCAGGCACTAAAAACATGAAGATCAAAGCTAGGCCACGAAGCGTTATTctcacattataagtagccGAACACGATGCGACGCAAGCAGACAAAAGAGTTCTTACACAGCGTTGCCCGCAGGTAAGCGACTCCGAGCCTTCGCGGAATGAGGCGATATCGAGAGCTGACAGGAGGCTATGTGGTTGGAGGACGACTGTCACTTCCGCTCCTtagctgcaggcgctggccAGAATTGACTGCTGGCTTGTCAGCCGATGCACACCGCCTCTGCTTGATGAAGCCGCGGGAAAAGCTGCCGCGTGAGATTCTGGACGCACCTGAgctccgtcgtctctgcagtctgcgtcctccgcgtcgtcgaggtCAATCGCCACCTCGTGCccgccgaaggccgccgctCCCAGCAGCCCTTCGAGCCTCCGGTCGCCATCTTTTTCCGCGGGCGCGTTCTCCGTCGCGcgactcgcgccgcggccgcgcgccgccttccctcctctttttccgcgctcctcaggcgccgcggcttcaagaacggcgtcgccgctccgATTCATCTTCGCGCCTCCGAGGCGTCCCGAGGCCGTGCCTCTTTTCcgacctcgcgcgcctctcgaggccgccgccgccgaccgcgcggccgcccctgcgtcgccttccgagGACGCCGACTCGCTGGCGCCCAATGACCACTCGGCCTCGTCGAGGAGATGCGCGGAGTCTGCAAAAAAAAGCGCGGAGCGAAAACACGCTCAACAGAGGGCATAGAAACAGAGGCTGCGCACGACTCGCACGATGAACAAATCTATCCAGTGGAGCCTAGCCAACAACTGGCTTGTGTTCTTAATCACTTTAAACCGGCAAGTCGGAGGCTCTGCGACCGTGCTCACCTTTCcggctctgcgtcttccgTTCAGGAAGGTGGCTCATGTCCAGCGTCTCTAAGACGaagtcgtcttcctctgcgtgcgccgccgcagtctcgTCTCGCGGCCGAGATCGtccctgcgaggcgccgccccacAAAACGACTCGAAAGAAACgtgcggcgaggctgcgtcgatgccgctcgcctcgccagTGTCACGCGCGACTACGGCAGCCCCGAGAGACGTCTAAACAGAAGCCAGAGCTTCTCAAACTCTGGACCCCGGCTCTTCCGCCTTTCTGCTCTGCATACTGTATCTGGAGGAGACTGTGTGGACCACTATTCGCCAGAAAGAGGAATGCAAATGGCGAACAAGAACAAGCActgaggagaaggaaaacgccgacgcagacgtgACGTGAAGGAGGCGCTCTGAGAAGAAGGTGAACGACATCCGGGGACAGAAAGCAGCCCCCCCCCATGAGGTCGCCACACGCACGCACTCCCACGCagatatatatgaatatatacatatgtctAGTACACAGAGACGTGCAGACGCAGACCTGACGTTTTGGCCATCTATTCAGATGATGCGCTCACGCGGCAttctcgcgttttctgcgtctctcacTGTCTATCAGCCTTGGCGTGAGTCTGCAGCCCAGCCTAAGGACTCGGGGGGCTCTACACGGGCAGCTGTGTGAAGTCAACAAACGTAAATACATCTGCGATGAACGCGTGTGAATCCGCCGAGGCGTGCGTACTCTTTGGACGGTGTGCTCCGCTTCCTGAAATTCCTTCTTTTCGCCCATGAGAgagtcgtcttcgtctggaAAGCCTTGACGAAGCCGCTTTTCGCGGATGCCTTTCGTGCGTTCCTGAGTAAAGAGAAGCGAGACTCGAACCCGCACGCGCCGGGCGTCGCCAACACATCGCCTGAGTAAACGAGGAAGCTGCGGCATTCGAAATCGCCGCCGTGACCCGACGACGCCTTACTCCCGAGCTCGCGCACACTGGCCGACGCTTCAACAGGAGAGAAGCATACAAACATAGTATATACACATCTACAGATACATCTATGTATACATCTAGGTACGCCGCGGCAACGTAAGAAGTGCCTGCACACACAGCTCCAGACAGTGACGcgatgccgccgcctcggcgagcCTCGGAACAAGTCGCTCGCGAACTGGAGACACCACTGAGGAACCCCAGGGGCCACTGTGTGAGCCCTgagggcggagagagcgacgcgagacATCCTGCAAACCTGTCGCCTCACCGAGATGACGGCCTGAACGTCCGCGGGCTCGACATCCTGCGAGAGATCCGGGGCGAGTTCGAGTAGTttgctcttcgcctcgcggcgagcggccttCAGACTGCGATCCACGAAAGCGGTGATGGCGTTGGCATCCTGCGCGGAGCAGGAGAAAGCGAATCAGTGGGACAATACTGAACTAGCCACAAAAGAGCAGTCAGGCGGAAAAAACGCGAAaccagagacgcagaggagacgccttCGTGCGGACCGAGACTCGCCAGAAAACGCAACAAAAGAAAGACGCGGCAAAAGGAAGTCAGAGAGACGTTAGACTGCCATGCGGAGGGACGAACGAAGCACGCGACCGAGAGAAAAGTGTGAGGAAAGCACCGAAAGAGAGATATGAAAAGGAGAGCTCGCGAGTCAACAGAAACCGAGATGGGCTGTCATTATGGGCTTCGGCCTCGGCTCACCATCTTTACAACAAAGTCCTGAACAGCGACGTTGAAATCTGGCTCAGGCAGTAGGTCCAGGGTGTTGGTTTCCTCCAGAAAATGGAAAATCTGCAAACGCGCCAAtgcagaggaagagcgagacgaTGCGTCAGGACTTCTCGGTGCGTTTGCGCAAGGCAGAGCGAAGGAGGCACGCGCACACAGGCGCAAGAGATGCCTCGGTGAGCAACGCAACGAGAAAACCCCTCTCCATCTTCCTCACGTGTGCCCGATATCGAGAGGCAAAGCAGTTGCACATACGCATCGGCGGCTCGCGTGAAGCCCCTCAAGACAGCGACCGCCGACCGCGGATCGCTGGAAACACACAGAAAGTGCCGAACGGGAAGTGACATGAAGACACTCCAGGctgtctgcatgcagagaagaagcgcacgCGGAACCGCCTACGATGTCGCGAATTTCAGACGTCTCGtgagcgccggcgacctcTTCAATCTCCAGGTCCGGAAGCTGCTGCTTGGCCTTGTCGCCTGCCCTGTCACAAGAAAAAAAATGGAGACAAAGTAAACACCATTTCAAGAGCTGCGATAGAAGGCAAGGAAGGGAGAAAAATCCCGGACGAATCACGTGAATAGAGAACCTGAGGAactatatatgtagataaCAGACACGCGTCTGCCCACCCGCCGAAGCGGCCTGCGGCACtctggcgcgggcgcgaggctggcTTGCCGCTGATTTTTTccccgttttcttctccgcttcccgATTTCATTTCTGGCGGCCTACGTTTGGCGAGCGGCTTTCCGCTTTCGGTAAAAGTGTAGAATGTCTCCGGGGTTCGCGACGCGGCCTACGAACTGCGCACCGAACCGCGCGGTGCTGATGGTTGAGAATCCCGAGTGTtccacgcgcaggcgcacaaGAGGCagtttccgcttcttcccggTTGAGTAGTTGCAAAATAACTCGAAAGCGTCCTCGCTGACCGCCAggctctcgccgcggcgcccggctgccgccgcctctgcggcatctccgcgctcggcctccacgcgcggggtcgcgcgcgcgtgtctggcgAGGAGCTCCTCCACTGTGTCCGTCAGGAACTGCCAGACGTCGCGGTCTTCGAAGGGCTGGTCGCTGCGCACCTTCTGGgcctgcgagcgcgaggTTGAAAGCCCCGACGAGGCGGCCAGCGAAGGCTCCttcggctgcagcaggtCACTCAGAACGATGTCCTCGAAGATGAACGGACGCACAGAGCGCAGGCGGTGCGGCGTGATGCGGTAGGTGTCGCCCCTGCAACAGACGAGAGCCGCGAAAACAGCATCGCGAAAAAAGCTAGAGACAAACACACAGAGGCACCCCGATGcgacgagacagagaagaaatGAGTGGACGCACTTGCAGAAGAAGCCATACCCAGtcggcagcggagggcgaaAGGGAGGCCGAACAAATCATAACCGCAGGCATGCGCTAGAAAGCCAACACGTAtccagctgcgtctgcccCTATACATCTACATCTGTGTACCGAGGTGTGACGATATCTATCAAAgaacatatgtatatatgtatcggTATGTAGATGTCTGCGTTTGTCTATCTATGAGTCTTTCTACgtttatctatctatctatctatctatctatctatctatctatctatctatctatctatctatctatctatctatctatctatctatctatatctacctatctatccATCCGTTTATCTATGTACCGATATGTCTATCCTGACCTGCCTACTCACACCTATCACGACCTTGCTAGCTACCCATATCCGCCTACAACAACGGATCTATGATTATCGACGTGTGTCCACCTATATCCTTCTATCCGTGTTTATCTATATCTCCCaatatatacgcatatatccatatatatgtatataaagGCAGAGATTTGCCTCTGGCGGCTTCGGGGTTGAGCGTCATACCGAATTTCGAGCAGGAACGCGTGCTTGGGGAGAGCCTCGCCAGCGACCAGCGAGGTGGCGATGGACGAACCCGGCTGCAGAATGCTGAAAGTCCCCTGCGGGGACTCGCGCAGGTCGACGTGGCAGTCATGCTCGTGCCCCtagaaagcgaaaaaaaagcatGCCACAAATGCATGCATCAGACGCAAGCACCAGCCTCATGCCAGAGATCGCCGAGAAAAAAGGGCCGAATTTCGCCACCCCCGCCAGGCACACTGCGGCTGAAAAAACATGCGGAAACagagcgcgcagcggcaacCACGAGTGAGTCCGAGAGAAACGCCAGACCGAAAAACAAACCGCGGCGCGCATACGCAGAAAACGACTTCAGCGACTCACCCAGATCGCCAGGTCGAGGAAGGAGGGAAGCATCTGCTCGTGAACGCAGTTCTTCGCGGGCTGACCGCCGAAGGCGCCCTTGTACCTGCCGCGCCGAATAAGCAGTCCGAGCCCAGGAGGCGCGACCACACACGCATACAATGCGCATGAAGAGAAAACAGTAGATGAcaacgcgaaaaaaacacgaaaaTGCGTGGCGGAGGGCGAACGGAGACACTGCCGAGGCACTCGACACGCGACcagcgaagcagaaaaacggGTAGAGATCGAAACGCCTCATGCGGGAAAACGATCCAAGAGGAACCCTTGGCATTTGCTGCGGGTTTTGTGAGACTCGGCATCGCGCTCGTTCCCCGGTCGCAGAGTCCTCCTCAGAGGGCATAGCTGGCATCgaccgcagcgccgcgagcgcagggACTCTTCACGgtgctctctgcgcgtttgAATGGCCTTTCACTCGCGGAAGCGAGGATGTGAGGCGCCAGACACAGGCATACAGGCGTGCCGTCTCGCGCTCAGCCTCACATGTTTTGGTGAACGACCATGATATTGAACCAgtcgctggcggaggcgtcccCGTCTGTCGAAGTCGGGACAAGAAAGCGAACCTGCGACGCGCGAAAAGGAAATGAAATTCGAGACACACGTCACAACCTGCGACGCGGGCCTCTCGCCAAAGTTCGGGAGGCGAAAAAGACCTTTCCGAAGCATGCGAGCGACCCCCAGCGTGGAGACAcaccgcgggcgccaggTGCTTCAATCGGTGACGCCGTGAGGGGCGATTTATACTCCTGTCCGCTCGCGGATTTTCTGGCGCTATCCCGCCACTGTCGCTTCTGTGTAACCCCTGACACGCCTCTCAGCCCTCGCATGTGAGAATGTGAGACGAGCATGCGAGTCGATTCCCTCACTTTTTCATTGCTGAAGGCTCGATGGAGCCTGGCATCGCGGATCCAGCCCACGCCGTAGATCGCCACCTGCAAGCGAAAAAGAGATTCGCCAACGAAAGGCGGATAACGGCGAGTGCAACGCGCCTCACAGACAGCCAGGAAAAACCGCGGAAAACCGCGCTTACACCTCCTCCCCCGCAGGACGAGAGGCAATTAGCCggcaggacgcggaggcgcgggcgtaCCTTGGTTAGGCCTTTCCGAATGAGAATCGGCTTGACGATCACCTCGTCGGAAGTCTCGGTGCGCCCGAAGTAATTGATCTGAAGCGCAGCGAGTCCGCAGGCCGCACGTACGCAGAGTGCACAAACGGCAGACACAAAGAAGGCAAAAACGAAAGAAAATAGACCCCACCGTGGGCGAAACGAAACggaggagctccgcgggAGACCGAAGGATCAGacgccggaggagacgcccgccgcgtaAGTGCTagaaggcggaggcaaaCAGCCGTTCAAGTGCATCcatgcagcggcagcgcagcgaaCCAACAGGCTCAGAGGAGGCTGACAAAGCATGCGCGACAATAGAAAAGGAACCGAGTTGAAGCCAAAGGCCGAAAGGCGCCTCTCACATCAAACCGCAGACAATCGAcagacggagacagcgcgaggAACCCTGCACCAAAGGGCGCAAAGGATGAAGCGACACGCGCCTACCAGTTGTGCCGCTTCAAGCAGATCAAGAGGAGACAGATGCGATTGTTCGCCAGGGTCGTCTGCGAAGACAAACAtgcgaaaaaaacacacgGGAACGGGCTTTCAAACGAGCTGAAAACGAATCGAATGGCTAGCAAAACCGAAAGATCTGCACCAGCAGCGAACCGGGGAAGCtcgagcggcgcagctcgctggGGCGGAAGTCTCACCATGGTTGCCGTGCATCGCAAAGATCGGCATGCAGATGTTGATGTTTTCGTTGAGGAAGTTGAGTCCGAATCGAAAGCTGTCCACGGCCGCTGGGGGCGCGTGGCCTGCAGCATCCCGACCCTTCTCACTTCCCTCGTCTCGGCAAGTTTTCGTTTTCGATGCCTGCGAGGAGGCCTCACACGCGCCAGGCAAGACTTCGAAGCGCACCGCGCCGCCACCCAGACAGAATCGCCGCAGCAAGCAGAAGGTGCGATACctgacgaggaggaagagccaCAAAATGGACAGAGAACGACATTCGCCACAGGACCAGCGGCTCGCGAGGGTTCATGACTCAAATCGCGCAAGCTGACGCCGTCCCGAACACACGTCAAACCGCCCACACCGGCACACCAACATGCGTGTGAATGTATGCATAAAGTAATATACAGATACATGGAGagacagatatatatacgcattTGCATACAGGAAAAGATATgggcatatatatagatatatagacgGATACAGATATACACGTATAGAGacatagatatagatatacatatcaatacagatatagatatggACATACATATAGAGATATAGAATTAGATATGCAGAGATATACAGAGATAGAcacagatatagatacacACGCATAGGTGCGTAGCTGAGAGAGCGTTCAGGCCCTCGGGTTCGTATCTATGTGCGTTTTTGAGTATTTGTATCCGGTTGGCCTTTGAGGACACGGAAAAAGCGAACCGAATGACTGAAGATCCCTGGCGCCCTTCGGCCTCACATCGTCGTGCGGGAAGGTCGGTTATCGTCGAAAAGGTCTCCGCCGTGGAGAAGAAAGTCAACGTTCAATTTCCTTCCAAGCTCAAGGATTTCTTCGAACGTTTCgaagctgtctccgccgcgctcgctaTCTTCAGCCTTGTAGCCCAGGTGCGTATCTGTCGCGATGAGGATGCGGAGAACATCCTCCGTTTCTTCAAAGTCGCCAgactcgccttcctcgtcgctccctcgccggcgctcctTCGCGTGGCGTCTCCCCTCCCGCGGCGGGGACTCGGGCTCGCTGACCGCCGCCCCTTGCGAAAAGGAGCTCGGGTTCAGCAGTCCCTTCGCGCCTTTGAAaccggcgtctccgtcgcgctcTTCGTCGGAAACCACAGTCCGGCACTCAACGGCCTGCGCCCCGTTGTTGCGAGTCTCCCTCGAGGCGCGGTCATCGCCCGCAAAAGACAGCGAACAACCTGCCCAGCGGTCGCGTTTCTTCGGTCGTGGACTGGCCGTGCGGTCTCCTCGCAACTGAGGTGTGCCTTCACCTGAGCGACCGCCCGCTGCGGGgcagtctgcggcgcggctcgctcgcgcatTCTCTCTCGCACGGCGCCTTCGAGCTGCAatgctcgcggcgctctcctcggAGTCcagctcgtcgccctcgccctcggcgaagagaggaaggggGCGCAGCGAAGACACATTTCCCGAGGAGGCAAGCGATCTGTCAGTCCCGCCCGCCAGCGGCCCTCTGCGGCTGGGCGGGTCGCCTTCCTGCACaaccgcgtcgccgctgtaGCAGAACTCGCCCTGGGAAAGAATGTCGTGGAACGCATCACGCAGGGACGAGCCCGCcatcgccgccctgcgcaggCTGGACACTGGGAGCAGGCTGAGACTACGGAAGAAATCCCGAGAGACGACGAGCGCGGAAACCGGCGCGACGCATCACctctcgagagagagaagaggggcGAGAAGGAGCCTGGAATGACAGGAAAGCCCGAGGGCTGCGAAGCACACAAAACGCAGCGTAATCGACACCAGAGAGAGAAatagagggagagagagatagagagagTGTACGCGGGGATAGAagcccgcggcgacagacgaaGGCAcgtgcagaagagagagaaaaaaaaagaccaAAAGGTCCATTCAGCGCCTGGAGCAAGCAGGCAGCTAGAAGAAGGGCGGAGGCAAGGAATGGGtcgacgaggcaggcgagagctGAAAATAAAGTGAAAGAAACCCGGGCGAACAGACGAACGAAGCAAGACCGGAGACTCGGGTTGACAGgccagcagcgaggagagagcaacgtgcagacagagaaaacagaaaggagaagaaagaatgtaggcagaagagggagaatGAATCACATACAGACGAGATGGAGGACGTAGAAGACGCAAGCGGCTCTAAACGTGAAGCCGTTCCTATCGCTCGCACGCGGATGGGCTAGGGCATCCGGCGCTCAAGTAGAACGTGAACGAAGAGACAACATAAGGAAGCTTGCAATCCAAGATAGAGCcgagaggggagaggaaaaagaagagctcagaaggaagaaaagaacGGTGATGATTTCACAAAAAACTGCCGCAAATCACGTGACGCTGGGGCAGTGAGTTTAGTGACAGCTCACGAAGGCAGGGGAGTTATTTCGCCGCGTCGAGTCAACGAGGATCGCTACCCTTTCTTGACAAGGGTAAAGGAAGCACAGCATTCGGCAGTTTAAATTGAAAAGGAAAGAAGGAATCTCTTCAAGTTCTTCAGCACACCTCGACGCGCGGTCGAGACATGTTTGCGGCGAGACACGCGAAGGTTGCCTCAtgagcagagacagcagagacatCCTGTTTTGCTCCCGCAATTTCCTTGCCTACCCGCCTGAATGGAAAGCTAAAACTCGCCCTAGGCTCTATAGATCGTCTAGGTGCTGTAATTTCCTTTTAACACCTTCGCAAAGAgcgaagcgagagcgagaagtCTCTCGGTCGAGGCtccgcgtgtgcatgcaaCGAGCGATGAACGCTGCTCAAAGAAAAGACTCACTGCAGTGGCGCAGGATGTCAGCTGAGTCAGAATAACGAGACAATATTTTACATTTCTTCCCTAGCTTTCCTGTACCGCCTCACAAGCGGAGAactccctcgcggcggcacgcAAGCGGAGAAAAAATGCACAACACATCGACTATCTTAAAAGAAACAAACGCTCACCCACTCACGCAGCGCTGACTCGGGTTCAAAGGCGCAGTCTCCCAGGAAACTACGCGGCATTCTACATGCTGCTGTAAACGCTTTTGATTGTCAATGCAGCTCTGCGATTGCTGAtgcttttcttcgccttgACGCGCCCAGCAAGCCTGTCATTGTCCCCACGTGAAATGAGAGTAGGTCTACCGGCTGGGAACGCATCTCGAGACTTGTACATGGAAACTTCACTCCTCCGCCCTCACCCTGAATGTGCGCTGAGCAGCTGACGGTTGTGAATCGATCGGCATCTGGGATGGCAACGCGACGAGCCCCGAGGTCAAGCCctggagaggagggcgagtcGAAGTAGCCTAGCTTTTCGTGGATGAGCAGGATGAACGCACATCGACACGTGAGCGAGAAAGGGCTCAGAATTAAGGCACCCTCTCACGCGACGTGAATCCTGCGCTTCCGCGTAGACTGAGTCAGAGACTACGCGCTTGATGGCATGTTAGAGGAcctgcggctcgccccgcgcctcgGGTGGAACCGATCCTCGCCTATCCGACGTAAACCGAAACGCCGGGCGTCTTCGCGGTCGTATCCGACTGCTTTGGAGCTAAGAGACTGAAAGTCGCTTCTTAAACGCACTCGTTATCGCTTGTGTCGAAGGCTTGTGAAACCCAAAAACCTAAAAGAGTCGCTTCGTGAGAGGTGAactggcgagagagagaggtgcGCCTCACAGCTCGGCCGTTGATTCGCATTGCTATTTGCAACATGCTTTTGCGTTTTGTCTTTTTTACAAACAaaaagaggcgaaggaacAGCTGTGTACGGCCCCGCGTGCATGTAACGACCACACGCCTCAGCGGAGAGCAGATCCCGAAACGaccagacgcagagacagtaGAATGTTCTTCAGAAACTCAGGGCAACAAAAGGCGCACTCGAAAGACAGCGAATCATCTTGCGGACACtatcgccgctcgcgcgcttctctcgACTTGGAGAAGACGACTCCCGCCTACTGCATCTGAACCTCCTGGCCGCCGGACTCCCCCTGAAAAAAAATCCGCATAACGACCAAATTACGTCAGTGCATTATACGTGCACGTCCAGCTCTATCCATCTGTACATAATACACATACGAAAGCATACCTGCACCTAATTACTTGCAAGCAGTCGCACATGGATAAAGGTGTCAAAAACGAATAAAGAAAGGCACACGCTGAAcggcgaacgccgcggcagacagagTGCGAGcgacacagaaaaaaaaacattCAGACGAAGACAAGAAGCTAGGACAGATGCAGCAGGCCGCAAGCTGCGCGAGGGGCATGAACAGCaagagaagccgcgagcgtggagagcgaaacaggcacacgcaggcgcgcaaCAAATCGAGTCGGCAGAGAGAGTAGACAGAGGACATACGAAAAAGACGACCTCACGAAGGAGAAATTGagacgagagaaaacaggCGCATTTGAACTCGGCTTTCTTACCCCCATTTTGTCGAGTAGAGCTTGGACTTCGTCCTCAGAAAGCTCTGCAGGACACACAGCAGAGAAATACACGCAGAATGCACCGAGCATGAGCCTCCGCGACACACTCGCAGCaagcgagacgccgaggaaaaggagaaaaacacgTCGATGCCTTGAGACTCGACACACGCAAAGGCCAGTGCTACACAACACCCAGAGCTCCATGCGCTTCCATCCTACCTCTCCTACCTATCTTATCTATCGTATCTATCCTATCCTATCTATCTAGAGTGAGAGAGACATGTCTACATATAAAACATCGGGGGTGACTAGAACTATTTTAAATACTTTTACGTGCGTGAGTGTTTAGGGCTCAGGGTTTAAACGTCCGACATGCTTGTGCTCGTGGCGTGCGAGCCAAAACTAGATAGAATTCTCCATCAGAGACAAGCTGTTTGAAAAGTCTGAGAAAACcccccgcgcggccgcctgggAGTGCCTGGGCATGCAACAAATATGCGCTCTGACATTAAAAAGCGCAGAGTCGAAGTAGAAAAAGAAACAACTCTTTACCTTTCCAGGGCTGGTTTTTGCCCACGACCGCCATCGACACAGTGTCCGCAGTCAACCTGCGAAGCAACGAGACAAAAACTCAAAAAAACCGACGCTTATGAGTCCACCACGCGTTTCGGCTTTCACAAACTTCACGCACGCGCACCCAGCGTGGCGCTTGCACATTCATACGCCGAAACATGTAGTTCTCGACCTTGCATCC
Proteins encoded:
- a CDS encoding Mre11 DNA-binding domain-containing protein (encoded by transcript BESB_027980); this translates as MAGSSLRDAFHDILSQGEFCYSGDAVVQEGDPPSRRGPLAGGTDRSLASSGNVSSLRPLPLFAEGEGDELDSEESAASIAARRRRARENARASRAADCPAAGGRSGEGTPQLRGDRTASPRPKKRDRWAGCSLSFAGDDRASRETRNNGAQAVECRTVVSDEERDGDAGFKGAKGLLNPSSFSQGAAVSEPESPPREGRRHAKERRRGSDEEGESGDFEETEDVLRILIATDTHLGYKAEDSERGGDSFETFEEILELGRKLNVDFLLHGGDLFDDNRPSRTTMYRTFCLLRRFCLGGGAVRFEVLPGACEASSQASKTKTCRDEGSEKGRDAAGHAPPAAVDSFRFGLNFLNENINICMPIFAMHGNHDDPGEQSHLSPLDLLEAAQLINYFGRTETSDEVIVKPILIRKGLTKVAIYGVGWIRDARLHRAFSNEKVRFLVPTSTDGDASASDWFNIMVVHQNMYKGAFGGQPAKNCVHEQMLPSFLDLAIWGHEHDCHVDLRESPQGTFSILQPGSSIATSLVAGEALPKHAFLLEIRGDTYRITPHRLRSVRPFIFEDIVLSDLLQPKEPSLAASSGLSTSRSQAQKVRSDQPFEDRDVWQFLTDTVEELLARHARATPRVEAERGDAAEAAAAGRRGESLAVSEDAFELFCNYSTGKKRKLPLVRLRVEHSGFSTISTARFGAQFVGRVANPGDILHFYRKRKAARQTAGDKAKQQLPDLEIEEVAGAHETSEIRDIIFHFLEETNTLDLLPEPDFNVAVQDFVVKMDANAITAFVDRSLKAARREAKSKLLELAPDLSQDVEPADVQAVISERTKGIREKRLRQGFPDEDDSLMGEKKEFQEAEHTVQRGRSRPRDETAAAHAEEDDFVLETLDMSHLPERKTQSRKDSAHLLDEAEWSLGASESASSEGDAGAAARSAAAASRGARGRKRGTASGRLGGAKMNRSGDAVLEAAAPEERGKRGGKAARGRGASRATENAPAEKDGDRRLEGLLGAAAFGGHEVAIDLDDAEDADCRDDGAQALAGAVQPAGEASASRVGETKKSLPGGSLGSSRRQTTDLRSFFGVSQRGSAAGCRGASQSQIPSLLPSKRTLSRPCGASDARGSGAGASEERDAERDRKTLKGLGREGAKPTALGASLAPPEFTRKQRGSYTSQEDARRNEDEPTGDEEEDDMFLSSLGRAAVRSPNAASAYCRD